From the Mycoplasmatota bacterium genome, one window contains:
- a CDS encoding GNAT family N-acetyltransferase, whose product MGTIFNIYNHKNDYELVNEFLYHTYKKEKYPNWLQPRWEYFHYHPNTEEECYKTIGVWKENGEIVGLATHEGNLGEVFIMVDETHGYLKKEMIQFAEANISKKSEDNKKSLYVYVNDFDKDLENIVIEKGYQKIEYKETICQFTDDIKDDELQVPTGFTLKNLSGKSDIFKFHRIMWRGFNHEGEAPIEGIVWREKMQSAPKYNFTLNVVLESPEGNYIAYSGIWFDSINKVGYIEPVCIDPDYRKKGFGRIVVLECIRRAQKLGANVVYVESGLPFYQAIGFKPIFKRNVWKRVWNENN is encoded by the coding sequence GTGGGAACTATATTTAATATTTATAATCATAAAAATGACTATGAGTTAGTTAATGAGTTTTTGTATCATACATATAAAAAAGAAAAATATCCAAATTGGTTACAACCTAGATGGGAATATTTTCATTATCATCCTAATACAGAAGAAGAATGCTATAAGACAATTGGTGTATGGAAAGAAAATGGAGAAATAGTTGGTCTAGCGACTCATGAAGGGAATTTAGGCGAAGTTTTTATCATGGTAGATGAGACACATGGTTATCTAAAAAAGGAAATGATTCAATTTGCTGAAGCTAATATAAGTAAAAAGAGTGAAGATAATAAAAAATCCCTATATGTTTATGTGAACGATTTTGATAAAGATTTAGAGAATATAGTAATAGAAAAAGGCTATCAAAAAATTGAGTATAAAGAAACAATCTGTCAATTTACAGATGATATAAAAGATGATGAATTACAGGTGCCTACTGGGTTTACCTTGAAAAATTTATCAGGTAAAAGTGATATTTTTAAATTTCATCGTATTATGTGGCGTGGTTTTAATCATGAAGGAGAAGCACCAATAGAAGGAATTGTTTGGAGAGAAAAAATGCAAAGTGCCCCTAAATACAATTTTACATTAAACGTTGTTCTAGAGTCACCTGAGGGGAATTATATTGCTTATAGTGGTATATGGTTTGATTCTATTAATAAAGTAGGTTATATAGAACCTGTTTGTATAGACCCTGATTATCGTAAGAAAGGGTTTGGGAGAATTGTTGTTTTAGAGTGTATAAGACGTGCTCAAAAATTAGGAGCAAATGTGGTGTATGTTGAATCAGGACTACCATTTTATCAAGCGATTGGATTTAAACCTATCTTTAAACGAAATGTTTGGAAAAGAGTATGGAATGAAAATAATTAA
- a CDS encoding methyltransferase domain-containing protein — MLVENQNYIWGKSCDCGNDCFILQNKFHPWSETDFIVKMTCPKCGENFEVNQKDAQNYYNKKLFSYYKGIDGTVLDLGCGKGFLTQHINNIEEVNEVYGLDVLDSSVDSLDKVTFIKDDLKNLSKHFKKDSIDYLVHRDVFMFVSDTKQYFDDVTNIVRKGIYQMGWFLKGNSRMENQLEPNDIKIELEKRGWKVYLEYLDWYKLGYFIKASKL; from the coding sequence GTGTTGGTAGAAAATCAAAATTATATTTGGGGGAAAAGTTGTGATTGTGGGAATGATTGTTTTATACTACAAAATAAATTTCATCCTTGGAGTGAAACAGATTTTATAGTAAAAATGACTTGTCCTAAGTGTGGGGAGAATTTTGAAGTGAATCAAAAAGATGCACAAAATTATTATAATAAAAAGTTATTTTCCTATTATAAGGGGATTGATGGAACTGTCCTTGATTTAGGATGTGGTAAAGGTTTTTTAACACAGCATATTAATAATATTGAAGAAGTTAATGAAGTATATGGACTAGATGTACTTGATTCCTCTGTTGATAGTTTGGATAAGGTAACTTTTATTAAGGATGATTTAAAGAATCTTTCTAAACACTTTAAAAAAGATTCAATCGACTATTTAGTTCATCGTGATGTTTTTATGTTTGTATCTGATACTAAACAATATTTTGATGATGTCACAAACATTGTTAGAAAAGGAATATATCAGATGGGGTGGTTTTTAAAAGGAAATTCAAGGATGGAAAACCAATTAGAACCTAATGACATTAAAATAGAACTAGAAAAAAGAGGATGGAAGGTGTATTTAGAATATTTAGATTGGTATAAATTAGGCTATTTTATAAAAGCGAGTAAATTATAG
- a CDS encoding DUF3137 domain-containing protein, with product MDKNLDYFTQKKLLYELISVIGYIIIGISFFLWIPLGTSSGGKAIPILLIGIIGGGIISGISTKYFKNLSNEFKSKYLPAEIKKIYPNCIYNVTKGFTKEEIYHSKVLRQQDRYHSEDFMSGEFEGVQFESADVNLQDVRSNGKSTTVVTVFLGRVYKFEFNKPFKSNILINQPSFFYHLFGWNRIKTESKKFNSELSIYSDNEHDAFYILTPHFMERLLVLDRKYHDKISFSFINNQLYIAINTNRDTFDLKMFHPLDLSILQEYRNELNDIKEFVYQLNLDKTLFLDNK from the coding sequence ATGGATAAAAATTTAGATTATTTTACACAAAAAAAGCTATTATATGAACTAATATCTGTAATAGGATATATTATTATAGGCATAAGTTTTTTCTTATGGATACCACTCGGCACATCATCTGGTGGAAAGGCAATTCCGATTCTATTAATCGGCATTATTGGTGGAGGTATTATATCTGGAATATCTACAAAATATTTTAAAAATTTAAGTAATGAGTTTAAATCAAAATACTTACCTGCTGAAATTAAAAAAATATATCCTAACTGCATTTATAATGTAACCAAGGGATTTACTAAAGAAGAAATCTATCACTCAAAAGTGTTACGACAACAAGATCGTTATCATTCAGAAGATTTTATGAGTGGTGAGTTTGAAGGTGTTCAATTTGAATCAGCAGATGTTAACCTTCAAGATGTCCGAAGTAACGGTAAATCTACAACTGTTGTTACTGTCTTTTTAGGAAGGGTCTACAAATTTGAATTTAATAAACCTTTTAAATCAAATATTCTCATTAATCAACCTAGCTTTTTTTATCATCTTTTTGGATGGAATCGAATCAAAACTGAATCAAAGAAATTCAATTCTGAATTATCAATTTATTCTGATAATGAACATGATGCTTTTTATATTTTAACTCCTCATTTTATGGAAAGATTACTCGTTCTTGATAGAAAATATCATGATAAAATTAGTTTTTCATTTATAAACAATCAATTATATATCGCCATTAATACAAATAGAGATACATTCGATTTAAAAATGTTTCATCCTCTTGATTTATCGATATTACAGGAATATCGAAATGAACTAAATGATATCAAAGAATTTGTTTATCAATTAAACTTAGATAAAACACTTTTTTTGGATAATAAGTAA
- a CDS encoding GNAT family N-acetyltransferase, with protein MKIRIAKKEDAEEIIHLVKKVIKEVDYFPLEAEDFDFTVEAEIEFIENTELFLVCEINGDLVGSSTLIRGKYKKTAHTALFGITILNEYTNSGIGTQILNYMIKHAKKNGIERIELEVFEKNISALKLYRKFGFEVDGKKENYIKTNKGYHNLLIMSKSL; from the coding sequence ATGAAAATAAGAATCGCAAAAAAAGAAGATGCTGAAGAGATAATTCATTTAGTAAAAAAAGTTATTAAGGAAGTTGATTATTTTCCTTTAGAAGCAGAAGATTTTGACTTTACTGTAGAAGCAGAAATTGAATTTATTGAAAATACAGAATTATTCTTAGTGTGTGAAATTAATGGAGATCTAGTTGGTTCTAGTACTTTGATTCGTGGCAAATATAAGAAAACTGCACACACTGCTTTATTTGGAATTACAATATTAAATGAATATACGAATAGTGGTATTGGAACTCAAATACTTAATTATATGATAAAACACGCAAAGAAAAATGGAATTGAAAGAATTGAATTAGAAGTTTTTGAAAAAAATATATCTGCTTTAAAACTTTATAGGAAATTTGGTTTTGAGGTTGATGGGAAAAAAGAAAATTATATCAAAACTAATAAAGGTTATCATAATTTATTAATCATGTCTAAATCATTATAA
- a CDS encoding N-acetyltransferase: protein MITIRQEQVKDYKDIAEVNAQAFTDQNFIGEVALVDALRRGSFFDPELSLVALCEDKVVGHALFYPQKSFINEIEIPSVLLGPISVLPEYQKKGIGKLLIEEGHRIAFEKGYKYSFLWGHDTYYPRFGYVTNMFGESIIKINLETIEEDTNLQFRQVETKDTPVLVKMWEKWFKTVDLAVQPSELLLDWISNYTNVRSRIIEKDNEIIGYIRYEKDHLENVKMFLSKDKESTDLILRYFKKELNASNVILPIYETEFAKEMFKEYDASFVNTTWGACMICILDKENDLVNTYVQEVISGIRKPGQVILSTNYEME from the coding sequence ATGATTACCATTAGACAGGAACAAGTAAAGGATTATAAAGATATCGCTGAGGTAAATGCTCAAGCATTTACAGATCAAAATTTTATTGGAGAAGTTGCCTTAGTTGATGCATTAAGAAGAGGAAGTTTTTTTGATCCAGAATTATCATTAGTAGCTTTATGTGAAGATAAGGTAGTTGGACATGCATTGTTTTATCCACAAAAATCATTTATTAATGAGATAGAAATACCTTCTGTTTTATTAGGTCCTATTAGTGTTTTACCGGAATATCAAAAAAAGGGGATTGGTAAATTACTAATTGAGGAAGGACATCGGATTGCTTTTGAAAAAGGATATAAATATTCATTTTTATGGGGACATGATACCTATTACCCTAGATTTGGTTATGTAACGAATATGTTTGGTGAGTCGATAATTAAGATTAATCTAGAAACGATAGAAGAAGATACCAATTTACAATTTAGACAGGTTGAAACAAAAGATACACCTGTATTAGTAAAGATGTGGGAAAAATGGTTTAAAACTGTTGATTTAGCGGTACAACCAAGTGAATTACTACTAGATTGGATTAGTAATTATACCAATGTAAGATCTCGAATAATCGAAAAAGATAATGAAATCATTGGGTATATCCGTTATGAGAAGGATCATTTAGAAAATGTAAAAATGTTTTTAAGTAAAGATAAGGAATCGACGGATTTAATATTAAGATATTTCAAAAAAGAATTGAATGCTTCTAATGTAATCTTACCAATCTATGAAACAGAATTCGCGAAAGAAATGTTTAAGGAATATGATGCTTCATTTGTTAATACTACTTGGGGTGCTTGTATGATATGTATATTAGATAAAGAGAATGATTTAGTTAATACCTATGTCCAAGAAGTTATTAGTGGTATAAGAAAACCTGGTCAAGTGATATTATCAACAAATTATGAGATGGAATAG
- a CDS encoding GNAT family N-acetyltransferase, translating to MIWEVKEVSKDNLIDYSKIPMIIKVSSIYQLKKINKGLGGICLEEKKVKPYLKDLGENPLSWEKEFDVKNWAFFIVYDKEIPVGAATLAYNTKGVNMLKNRSDLCVLWDIRVHPDYKYQGIGKSLFKRCEEWAKSRNCSQLKIESQNNNPSACQFYVRNGCALGEINEYAYYGEYDDEVMLIWYKDLKIKE from the coding sequence TTGATTTGGGAGGTTAAAGAAGTAAGTAAGGATAATTTAATTGATTATAGTAAAATACCAATGATTATTAAGGTATCCTCTATTTATCAATTGAAAAAAATTAACAAGGGTCTTGGTGGCATCTGTTTGGAAGAAAAGAAAGTAAAGCCCTATTTAAAAGATTTAGGTGAAAATCCTTTATCATGGGAAAAAGAATTTGATGTAAAGAACTGGGCATTTTTCATTGTATATGACAAAGAAATACCTGTTGGTGCAGCGACACTAGCATATAATACAAAAGGTGTCAATATGTTGAAAAATCGTAGTGATTTGTGTGTTTTATGGGATATACGTGTTCACCCAGATTATAAGTACCAAGGGATAGGAAAATCTTTATTTAAAAGATGTGAAGAATGGGCAAAATCAAGAAACTGTTCACAGTTGAAAATTGAATCACAAAATAACAATCCAAGCGCTTGTCAATTCTATGTTCGTAATGGATGTGCTCTAGGTGAAATTAATGAGTACGCCTACTATGGTGAATATGATGATGAGGTCATGCTTATTTGGTATAAAGACTTAAAAATAAAAGAATAG
- a CDS encoding GNAT family N-acetyltransferase translates to MEFVYLSREQDNYKKQAALLLQENFKSYEKSDVALSEMDELLDSEIICIVLIKENEVIGMIGGEPTYSGNVWELHPLVIKKAYQHQGIGSKLLAYFEKEVHSRGGMTIYLGSDDEDDLTSLSNRDIYENLYYHLENIKNKNNHPFSFYQKNGYKIVGVVPDANGYGKPDIMMAKRIGTINK, encoded by the coding sequence ATGGAATTTGTCTATTTATCGCGAGAACAAGATAATTATAAGAAACAAGCAGCATTACTACTACAAGAAAATTTTAAGAGTTATGAAAAAAGTGATGTTGCATTAAGTGAAATGGATGAGTTGCTTGATTCAGAAATAATATGTATTGTTTTGATTAAAGAAAATGAAGTAATTGGAATGATTGGTGGTGAGCCTACTTATTCTGGAAATGTCTGGGAACTACACCCACTAGTTATTAAAAAGGCTTATCAACATCAAGGGATAGGTTCTAAGCTATTGGCTTACTTTGAGAAAGAAGTCCATAGTAGAGGTGGAATGACGATTTATCTTGGATCGGATGATGAGGATGATTTAACAAGTTTATCCAATCGAGATATTTATGAGAATTTATACTATCATTTAGAAAATATTAAAAATAAAAATAATCATCCATTTTCTTTCTATCAAAAAAATGGTTATAAAATTGTTGGTGTTGTTCCTGATGCCAATGGATATGGAAAACCTGATATAATGATGGCTAAACGAATAGGAACAATTAATAAATAA
- a CDS encoding ABC transporter ATP-binding protein, translating to MSSILTISNLSMNFGPKQVLKDINLEVQEGQIIGYIGPNGAGKSTTVKIMLGLVNGYSGKVKIFDEDISSNVEYKRRIGYVPELAEIYDSLTAREYFNFTGQLYGLSIKSVEDKAIQLMRYFGIVDALDLRINTYSKGMKQKVLIISSLLHNPDILFLDEPLAGLDANSVMILKELLALLASRGKTIFYSSHIMDVVEKISSRIILLNQGQIVADGSFDTLKEQLHEGSLEEIFNQLTGFKEHQKIAENMMSVIEGI from the coding sequence ATGAGTTCAATACTTACTATTTCAAATTTATCAATGAATTTTGGTCCTAAACAAGTTCTAAAAGATATAAACCTAGAGGTACAAGAAGGCCAAATCATCGGTTATATCGGACCAAATGGGGCAGGAAAATCAACAACAGTCAAAATTATGTTAGGATTAGTCAATGGGTATTCAGGAAAAGTGAAGATTTTTGATGAAGATATTTCATCTAATGTAGAATATAAAAGGAGAATTGGATATGTTCCTGAACTGGCTGAAATATATGATAGTTTAACAGCCCGTGAATACTTCAATTTTACCGGACAATTGTATGGCTTAAGCATAAAAAGTGTAGAAGATAAGGCCATTCAGTTAATGCGATACTTTGGTATTGTAGATGCTTTAGATTTAAGGATAAATACCTACTCTAAAGGGATGAAACAAAAGGTTTTAATTATATCTAGTTTACTACATAACCCAGATATATTATTTTTAGATGAACCATTAGCTGGATTAGACGCAAATAGTGTTATGATTTTGAAAGAATTACTTGCTCTTTTAGCGAGTCGAGGAAAAACTATTTTTTATTCTTCTCATATTATGGATGTGGTAGAAAAAATTAGTAGCCGTATTATTTTATTAAATCAAGGACAAATTGTTGCTGATGGTAGTTTTGATACTTTGAAAGAACAATTACATGAAGGTTCATTAGAGGAAATTTTTAATCAGTTAACTGGATTTAAAGAGCATCAGAAGATTGCTGAAAATATGATGTCTGTTATTGAGGGGATTTAG
- a CDS encoding MFS transporter, giving the protein MKKIRNLTGMQKFTFIWSGQFLSVMGSSMTRFAFLIWAYEQTGKASTTALLGFFAYLPYIILSPLAGIIVDKWDRKKIMIISDLFSGLLTIILLMTYLSNNMLIWYLFVFVAFSSALEAFQVPAYSASITVLIPKDKYGQASGMRSLSSNASLIAAPILTGALLGIIGFMGIMVIDIITFIFAVSTLLMVTFPKVLKDNISEKSHMLEDLKFSLKYLFDRRGLLYLLGVFMVINLLAATTYFGILPAYILARTNKNEVILGMVQTALGVGGVIGSLFVSIYGIPKKKIITIILTGMSSFLLGDILMGLGQTAFMWIIASVLSSLFLPLLMGAESALWQSKIEPSIQGRIFSIKGMLSLSMMPIGFLLGGFLADYVFEPMFMKQTVFTFLVGNNLGSGMGLMFLISGVLGTITCLSGYFIRSIRNVEGDLPDFDEIQ; this is encoded by the coding sequence ATGAAAAAAATAAGAAATCTAACTGGCATGCAGAAATTTACATTTATTTGGTCTGGACAATTTTTATCAGTTATGGGTTCCTCCATGACTCGTTTTGCGTTTTTAATTTGGGCTTATGAACAAACAGGTAAAGCTTCAACCACTGCTTTACTAGGTTTTTTTGCTTACTTACCTTATATTATTTTAAGTCCCTTAGCAGGAATAATTGTGGATAAATGGGATAGAAAAAAAATCATGATTATATCTGATTTGTTTTCAGGTTTATTAACCATTATCTTATTAATGACTTATTTATCTAATAATATGCTTATTTGGTATTTATTTGTATTTGTTGCTTTTTCTTCTGCATTGGAAGCTTTTCAAGTTCCGGCATATTCTGCTTCAATAACAGTATTAATCCCAAAGGATAAATATGGACAAGCTAGTGGAATGCGTTCATTATCGTCGAATGCATCTTTGATCGCAGCGCCAATTTTAACGGGTGCTTTGCTTGGAATAATTGGATTTATGGGTATCATGGTCATTGATATAATCACATTTATATTTGCGGTATCTACGCTACTTATGGTCACTTTTCCTAAAGTTTTAAAAGATAATATAAGTGAAAAATCACATATGTTAGAAGATTTAAAATTCAGTCTAAAATATTTATTTGATAGACGGGGATTGCTTTATCTACTAGGGGTGTTCATGGTGATTAATCTATTAGCTGCAACTACTTACTTTGGAATATTACCAGCTTATATCCTTGCTAGGACGAATAAAAATGAAGTGATTTTAGGAATGGTACAAACTGCCTTAGGGGTAGGCGGGGTGATAGGAAGCCTTTTCGTCAGTATTTATGGGATACCTAAGAAAAAAATAATTACAATTATTTTAACTGGAATGAGTTCATTTTTATTGGGTGATATTTTAATGGGATTAGGTCAAACTGCTTTTATGTGGATAATCGCATCGGTTTTATCCTCTCTATTCTTACCACTTCTTATGGGAGCAGAAAGTGCATTATGGCAATCGAAAATAGAACCAAGTATTCAAGGGCGTATATTTTCCATTAAAGGGATGCTATCATTATCAATGATGCCTATAGGTTTTCTTCTCGGAGGATTTTTAGCGGATTACGTTTTTGAACCAATGTTTATGAAACAGACAGTGTTTACGTTTTTAGTTGGTAATAACTTGGGTTCTGGGATGGGACTTATGTTTTTAATTAGTGGGGTATTAGGAACGATTACTTGTTTATCTGGTTATTTTATTCGTTCAATTCGAAATGTTGAAGGTGATTTACCAGATTTTGATGAAATACAATAA
- a CDS encoding hemolysin III family protein, with translation MKAKFREPINALTHLIGAFLAVIGLIVLLIETIVVKNTSTSIISVIIFGISMILLYTASGIYHMVRGSDSLIYHLKKVDHSMIYVLIAGTYTPFCLLGLEGAWKWTFILLIWSFAIVGVMLSIFYIDMPRFIKTTLYIIMGWLAIFAIYPLYLSISLYGIIWLVLGGIVYTIGGVIYGLKKPNLSIRFGSHELFHICVMLGSCFHYWAILKYIILK, from the coding sequence ATGAAGGCAAAATTTCGTGAACCGATTAACGCATTAACTCATTTAATAGGTGCATTTCTAGCAGTTATAGGTTTAATAGTCTTGTTAATCGAAACTATAGTAGTTAAAAACACATCAACTAGCATTATATCAGTAATTATATTTGGAATTAGCATGATATTGTTATATACAGCCAGTGGAATCTATCATATGGTAAGAGGGAGCGACTCACTAATTTATCATCTTAAAAAAGTTGATCATTCAATGATTTATGTTTTGATTGCAGGAACCTACACACCATTTTGTTTATTAGGTTTAGAAGGGGCTTGGAAATGGACATTTATATTGTTAATTTGGTCCTTTGCGATTGTTGGTGTGATGTTATCTATTTTTTATATTGATATGCCTCGTTTTATAAAGACAACACTATATATTATCATGGGATGGTTAGCTATTTTCGCTATTTACCCATTGTATTTATCAATTTCGCTTTATGGAATAATTTGGTTAGTCTTAGGTGGAATTGTATATACGATTGGAGGAGTAATATATGGTTTAAAAAAACCGAACTTATCTATCAGGTTTGGTTCTCATGAATTATTCCACATCTGTGTAATGTTAGGAAGTTGTTTTCATTATTGGGCTATATTAAAATATATAATATTAAAATGA
- a CDS encoding ATP-binding cassette domain-containing protein: MINCKNVSFEYEKNKKILKNINFNLPTGHIGVLLGLNGCGKTTLLKCIGKNLTHYNGAIKVEDNCRYIKELPTFCEELTGIEYVEMLLSLGGNHTNDLVYKLIDSIGVKKNLELLIKNTSLYTRNVLVLLSSLCLDSDIILLDNPFSGLDRKSQLLVIKLIKILKEERKTVLIATNLTYFGFDIADELFILNRGKIRHIKNIFHSSIQYENQIMPLLLK, translated from the coding sequence ATGATAAATTGTAAGAATGTATCTTTTGAATATGAAAAGAATAAAAAGATTTTAAAAAATATTAATTTCAATCTCCCAACCGGTCATATTGGTGTTTTATTAGGTTTAAATGGTTGTGGTAAAACAACGCTTCTAAAATGTATTGGAAAGAATTTAACTCATTACAATGGAGCAATTAAAGTAGAAGATAATTGTCGTTATATTAAAGAATTACCTACTTTTTGTGAAGAACTTACTGGGATAGAGTATGTAGAAATGTTGTTATCCTTAGGTGGTAATCACACAAATGATTTAGTTTATAAGTTAATTGATAGTATTGGAGTAAAGAAGAATTTAGAACTTCTCATTAAAAATACTTCTTTATATACTAGAAATGTATTGGTACTTTTATCATCTTTATGTCTTGATAGTGATATTATTTTACTTGACAACCCTTTTAGTGGGCTGGATAGAAAATCACAATTATTAGTAATAAAATTAATTAAAATATTGAAGGAAGAAAGAAAAACAGTACTTATCGCAACTAATTTAACTTACTTTGGTTTTGATATTGCAGATGAATTATTTATCTTAAATCGTGGAAAAATAAGACATATTAAAAATATATTTCATTCATCCATTCAATATGAAAATCAAATTATGCCATTATTGTTGAAGTAA
- a CDS encoding TldD/PmbA family protein, with amino-acid sequence MFDNEILKYTINEMKDKVDKCQCSVSQSRKYELNLDNGEISLLRTTINNTYHVIVINDNKKGSISINKTDKKTVDEALTSVIEICENSEKDEAFDIASVQDKKAFIIGDNEPDLDKMYDLLAQYVKDIKSIYPTIKLMDTAISFTLTTRFIMNSNDVDFKETKGIYDFSSVFAAKEGTKSSSFNYSGYYLRKLENNLLSYGSLKQVLDETIGQIETKGIEGKFNGDVIFTPDCLSSIISNYVNTYLTDISLMSGTSLLKDKLNEQVASPKLTLHAAPRSEKIANGYHITNDGFEAKNMTIIDKGILKSYALSQYGANKTGLERSNNMGGCYILEPGEQDLKDMIKSIEKGVLVNRVSGGHPNENGDLSVVLKNSYYIEDGEIKYPLNETMIALNLKEAFNNIIEISKENVDFGSHIFPYVKIKDVLVSGK; translated from the coding sequence ATGTTTGATAATGAAATTTTAAAATATACCATTAATGAAATGAAAGACAAAGTTGATAAATGTCAATGTAGCGTATCACAAAGTCGAAAATATGAATTGAATCTTGATAATGGCGAAATTTCTCTATTAAGAACAACAATAAACAATACATATCATGTTATTGTTATTAATGATAACAAAAAAGGTTCTATCTCGATTAATAAAACTGATAAAAAAACAGTTGATGAAGCATTAACTTCAGTTATAGAAATATGTGAAAATTCAGAGAAAGATGAAGCATTTGATATTGCTTCAGTTCAAGACAAAAAGGCGTTTATTATTGGTGATAATGAACCAGATTTAGATAAAATGTATGACTTGTTAGCTCAATATGTAAAAGATATTAAATCAATCTATCCGACAATTAAATTAATGGATACAGCGATTTCTTTTACTTTGACTACAAGGTTTATAATGAATTCTAATGATGTAGATTTTAAAGAAACAAAAGGAATTTATGATTTCTCAAGTGTATTTGCGGCTAAAGAAGGAACAAAAAGTTCTTCATTTAATTATTCAGGCTATTATTTGAGAAAATTAGAAAATAATTTATTAAGTTATGGTTCTTTAAAACAAGTATTAGATGAAACAATTGGACAAATAGAAACAAAAGGAATAGAAGGTAAATTCAATGGTGATGTGATTTTTACACCGGATTGTTTATCATCAATTATTTCAAATTATGTAAATACTTACTTAACTGATATATCATTAATGTCTGGAACTAGTTTATTAAAAGATAAATTAAATGAACAAGTAGCTAGCCCAAAATTAACATTACATGCTGCACCAAGAAGTGAAAAAATCGCAAATGGTTATCATATCACAAACGATGGTTTTGAAGCTAAGAATATGACAATCATTGATAAAGGAATTTTAAAATCTTATGCTTTATCTCAATATGGTGCTAATAAAACAGGGTTAGAAAGATCAAATAACATGGGTGGATGTTATATTCTTGAACCAGGTGAACAAGACCTTAAAGATATGATTAAATCTATAGAAAAAGGTGTGCTAGTTAATCGTGTATCTGGTGGTCACCCAAATGAAAATGGCGATTTATCTGTTGTTTTAAAAAATAGTTACTACATTGAAGATGGGGAGATTAAATATCCATTAAATGAAACAATGATTGCACTAAATTTAAAAGAAGCATTTAACAATATTATTGAAATTTCAAAAGAAAATGTTGATTTTGGTAGTCATATATTCCCTTATGTTAAGATTAAAGATGTATTAGTATCAGGTAAATAA